In Erpetoichthys calabaricus chromosome 4, fErpCal1.3, whole genome shotgun sequence, one genomic interval encodes:
- the LOC127527538 gene encoding uncharacterized protein LOC127527538, which translates to MSVVSAVQGEELELSGPLVDVRPQPRPRHVTVRAPEEELSLLDSLCVSSPEQPETDEGRLLHDLTLRLEQLETRVDHIAGSFLNRDETIHELIDATAARVSGEAVVRVQRLEQSFAKCVQCLEANMREEIRRQVQDSWRAVTQPLGQSTPLAGVGINWGQSSLSVAMPRMEFPKLAPQCTPTGIVDFVEEVDLFVELHPLSGAELRGFLNTALSGPARSWWFAERHKCNTWAEFRAAFLKAFLSDEYQVLLEEKLRTFVQKPSQSLRDFVFEFRALCLKWRSDMREEEILRRVLDACDPRVAATLRGVVKSVDELVKVGSRVEKDWAAIGISGSRKGPTSRDVPCPKPRGKASVDPRADLTLVQATLPLLVLPVQVRGVTGEAVVDTGSTYTLMKYSLWEKLKVPHEQLRGSAKVKFFLADGRAHGARGRVPMRLCLHETHWETEVYILEDDHLSMPLLLGMDSLVSVGLTIHLSRLEYELPGGEVHRFGTKAQSNLVWPNLCYYLAQLVDEPSPVEKAILEQPELVQPLLRRWHSVWTDKLGRTEVVCHHIHTVDPVPVRHRAYRVSPLKRGIIKEWVDQMLAEGVIEPSTSPWASPTVLVQKADGTYRFCVDYRELNKKTLDDAYPMPLIHDILESLHGAAVFSSLDLKSGYWQVRMGKSSMEKTAVITPEGLFQFRVMPFGLKNAGASFQRLMEQVLRGLIGKTCFVYIDDIIVFSPSVQQHLKDLDHIFQKLHKAHLTLNIKKCRFQQDHLNFLGHVVSADGVRVDPKKIKSILDYPAPQEVKSLQRFLGMAGWFHKFVHGFADIAAPLFQLLRKGSPWEWSPTCQDSFERLKQALISPPVLAQPDPSLTFQVHTDASDLGLGAVLCQTSQGEERVVAYASRSLKGAEYNYSTTEKECLAVVWAVEKWRHFLEGTSFGVYTDHRALTWVMPENRYSGSSSSGTDSNSNREKPGGAKVNNFDIINNVLQVLNSDEIDVLNALLELLRKAYSEAKCYVKDYFEKEGALLEGENIAANPAKRQISKLFLNSVWGKFGQKPNQLTTMFVKHTQEVFDYLFSDLYQVSYFGFVSDKIVQVQWRYADDKYVIPGPVNLVIATFTTAYARLKLYKLLDHLGPRVLCHDTDSVIFTALPGQYTPALSDYLGELTSELDPDDFIEEFVSGGPKMYTYKTFKGKRARRNRRVSLLVPQKIGLYDEISKSVQDKSKKYTELILQKILHSTNTAYWNGLGQFVFHGEPLAGMNMVDLMRNLTARHNIPSYRRPRGWKEFVKAMADLNIPTTVPNSDTRELLESFKPSATDSVAVAASDIPVGSPMFANLVMCNGVPAETA; encoded by the exons ATGTCTGTTGTAAGCGCAGTGCAGGGCGAGGAGCTTGAGCTGAGTGGACCGCTGGTGGACGTGCGTCCGCAGCCTAGGCCACGTCACGTTACGGTCAGAGCCCCGGAGGAAGAATTGAGCCTGCTGGATTCCCTGTGTGTCTCCAGTCCGGAGCAGCCCGAGACGGATGAGGGACGGCTTCTGCATGACCTGACGTTGCGCCTTGAACAGCTAGAGACGCGGGTGGATCACATCGCCGGCAGTTTTCTCAACCGAGATGAAACCATCCATGAGCTCATCGATGCCACGGCCGCCCGAGTTTCCGGTGAGGCGGTTGTGAGGGTGCAGCGTCTGGAGCAGTCCTTCGCGAAGTGTGTGCAGTGCCTGGAAGCCAATATGAGGGAGGAGATCAGGAGGCAGGTGCAGGATAGCTGGCGTGCCGTCACGCAGCCACTGGGGCAGTCGACTCCTTTAGCGGGAGTGGGGATCAACTGGGGACAGTCGTCCTTGTCCGTTGCGATGCCGCGGATGGAGTTCCCTAAGTTGGCCCCTCAGTGTACACCCACGGGCATTGTCGACTTTGTGGAGGAGGTCGACTTGTTCGTGGAACTGCATCCTCTGAGTGGAGCCGAGCTGCGGGGATTCCTGAACACGGCACTCAGCGGGCCGGCGCGCTCTTGGTGGTTTGCTGAGCGGCACAAGTGTAACACCTGGGCGGAGTTTCGCGCTGCCTTCCTGAAAGCATTCCTCTCAGATGAATACCAGGTGCTGTTGGAAGAAAAGCTCCGGACCTTTGTACAGAAGCCATCGCAGAGtctcagggactttgtctttgaGTTCCGTGCGTTGTGCCTTAAGTGGCGATCTGACATGCGTGAGGAAGAGATATTGCGACGTGTCCTTGACGCTTGTGACCCTCGGGTGGCGGCTACTTTGAGGGGGGTCGTGAAGTCGGTagatgagttggtgaaggtggggtcccgagtggaaaaggactgggcGGCTATCGGGATTAGTGGGTCTCGAAAGGGTCCCACGTCTCGGGATGTCCCCTGTCCCAAACCACGAGGGAAAGCCTCAGTGGATCCCCGTGCCGATCTCACCCTGGTGCAAGCCACCTTGCCCCTCTTAGTGCTGCCCGTACAAGTGCGAGGTGTCACTGGAGAGGCGGTCGTAGATACAGGGAGCACTTATacccttatgaaatacagcttgtgggaaaagcttaaagtgcctcatgagcaattaaggggaagtgcaaaagtaaaattctttcttgcggATGGAAGGGCGCACGGGGCCAGGGGCAGGGTTCCTATGAGGCTCTGCTTACATGAGACACACTGGGAGACAGAGGTTTACATCCTGGAAGATGACCACCTGTCGATGCCCTTATTACTGGGAATGGACTCTCTTGTGTCGGTAGGTCTGACTATCCATCTGTCGCGGCTGGAGTATGAGTTGCCGGGGGGTGAAGTCCATCGGTTTGGGACGAAGGCTCAAAGCAATCTGGTTTGGCCTAACTTGTGTTATTATCTCGCGCAGTTGGTGGATGAGCCCAGCCCAGTAGAGAAGGCTATTCTTGAACAGCCGGAGCTCGTTCAGCCACTGCTTAGGAGGTGGCACTCGGTGTGGACGGACAAATTGGGTcggactgaggtggtgtgtcatcacattcacacagtcgaccctgtccctgttcggcacagagcctacagagtgtcgcctctgaaaagaggaataatcaaggagtgggttgaccagatgttggcagagggggTCATCGAGCCTTCCACCTCGCCATGGGCTAGCCCCACGGTACTCGTTCAGAAGGCCGACGGGACCTaccgattctgtgtggactatcgggagctgaacaagaagaccttggATGACGCTTACCCCATGCCACTCATTCATGACATCTTGGAGTCTTTGCATGGGGCAGCAGTGTTCAGCTCCCTTGATTTGAAGTcagggtattggcaggtgaggatggggaagagtagCATGGAAAAGACAGCCGTCATCACCCCGGAGGGGTTGTTCCAGTTTCGGGTGATGCCCTTTGGACTGAAAAACGCTGGGGCGTCATTCCAACGGCTAATGGAGCAGGTACTCCGGGGACTCATTGGGAagacctgttttgtttatattgatgacatcattgtattctccccatctgtccaacaacatctTAAGGACCTCGACCACATCTTCCAGAAACTGCATAAGGCTCATCTCACCCTTAACATCAAGAAGTGTAGATTTCAGCAAGACCATCTGAACTTCCTCGGCCATGTGGTGTCAGCAGACGGAGTCCGAGTGGACCCgaagaaaattaagtccatcttggactacccagcgccccaggaggtaaaaagtctccagcgcttcctggggatggctgggtggttccacaaatttgtgcatgggtttgccgacatcgctgcccctttgttccagttgctgaggaagggatccccctgggagtggtcaccaacgtgccaggactcttttgaaagactcaaacaggccctgatatcgccaccagtcctggcacagcctgatccgtcattaacctttcaggtccacactgacGCAAGTGACCTCGGGCTCGGCGCCGTTCTATGCCAAACTagccaaggagaggaaagagtggtggcctatgcttctcggtcactaaagggcgccgagtataattattccaccaccgagaaggaatgcctcgctgtcgtgtgggccgtggaaaagtggcggcacttcctggaggGAACATCGTTTGGAGTCTACACTGACCATCgggctctgacctgg GTCATGCCTGAAAACAGGTatagcggcagcagcagcagtggcaCCGACAGCAACAGCAACCGTGAAAAGCCTGGAGGGGCGAAAG TCAACAATTTTGACATCATTAATAATGTGCTCCAGGTTCTAAATTCTGATGAAATAGACGTCTTGAACGCTCTGCTGGAGCTATTGAGGAAAGCCTATTCTGAAGCCAAGTGCTATGTTAAAGATTATTTCGAAAAAGAAGGCGCATTATTGGAGGGCGAAAACATAGCCGCAAACCccgctaagagacaaatttccaagttatttctgaattctGTTTGGGGAAAATTCGGTCAGAAGCCTAACCAACTTACCACTATGTTTGTTAAACACACCCAAGAAGTTTTCGATTACCTGTTCTCGGACCTGTATCAGGTCTCATATTTTGGCTTTGTCAGCGACAAAATCGTTCAAGTGCAGTGGAGGTATGCAGATGACAAATACGTTATACCCGGTCCCGTCAATCTGGTGATAGCCACTTTCACAACGGCCTATGCCCGCTTAAAATTGTACAAATTGTTGGATCATTTAGGACCGAGGGTTCTGTGTCATGATACAGATTCCGTTATCTTCACAGCATTGCCCGGGCAGTACACTCCGGCGCTCAGTGACTATTTAGGTGAACTCACCAGTGAACTAGATCCTGATGACTTCATTGAAGAATTTGTTTCTGGGGGTCCTAAAATGTACACGTACAAAACGTTCAAAGGCAAG AGAGCAAGGAGGAACCGCCGGGTGAGTCTCCTAGTACCCCAGAAGATCGGTTTGTACGATGAGATTTCGAAAAGTGTGCaggataaatcaaagaaatataccgaacttattttacagaaaattttGCATAGCACTAACACAGCCTACTGGAATGGCTTGGGACAGTTTGTGTTTCATGGCGAGCCATTAGCTGGTATGAATATGGTTGATCTAATGCGGAACTTAACCGCCCGTCACAACATACCATCCTATCGGAGACCTAGGGGATGGAAGGAATTTGTCAAGGCCATGGCCGATTTGAACATTCCAACAACCGTGCCAAACTCCGACACGAGAGAACTGTTGGAGAGCTTCAAACCTTCTGCTACGGACAGTGTCGCTGTGGCTGCTTCCGATATACCTGTTG GATCACCAATGTTTGCCAATCTTGTCATGTGTAATGGAGTTCCCGCAGAGACTGCATAA